The following coding sequences lie in one Rutidosis leptorrhynchoides isolate AG116_Rl617_1_P2 chromosome 4, CSIRO_AGI_Rlap_v1, whole genome shotgun sequence genomic window:
- the LOC139842922 gene encoding uncharacterized protein, translating into MAPKQLSGCQKRKRKRLDDDMKKSQAGALEKYLSKPTLEEHEHVQVNLEETEGQKHIDEQEAEIDEHVETNINEEDVIHNIVDIFDPRNWEGLNSDEIKLVVEKGPKRDNNIEFGPYTKKRRFCATLYTRTLSNLEKCDRPWLVYSKELDKIFCFCCKVFRKGQPRGGLAGNGFRNWLNAPKNSEYMKVPRFILKI; encoded by the coding sequence ATGGCGCCTAAACAATTATCCGGTTGTCAAAAACGTAAGAGAAAAAGACTAGACGATGATATGAAAAAATCTCAAGCTGGTGCACTAGAAAAGTATTTGAGTAAACCGACTCTTGAAGAGCACGAGCATGTACAAGTAAATCTAGAAGAAACTGAAGGGCAAAAGCATATTGATGAACAAGAGGCGGAAATAGACGAACACGTTGAGACAAATATAAACGAAGAAGATGTGATACATAACATTGTTGATATATTTGACCCGAGAAATTGGGAAGGACTTAATTCTGATGAGATTAAACTTGTGGTTGAGAAGGGTCCTAAAAGAGATAATAACATAGAGTTTGGTCCGTATACCAAAAAGAGAAGGTTTTGTGCAACTTTATACACAAGAACTTTATCAAATTTGGAGAAGTGTGACCGACCATGGCTAGTATATTCAAAAGAGCTAGACAAAATATTTTGTTTTTGTTGTAAAGTCTTTAGAAAAGGGCAGCCGAGAGGTGGTTTGGCCGGGAATGGTTTTAGAAATTGGTTAAATGCTCCGAAAAACTCAGAATACATGAAAGTACCCCGGTTCATCTTGAAAATATGA
- the LOC139842921 gene encoding uncharacterized protein: MSKWYDMRKRLKLKETIEKVQYEQLMKERDYWMQVLLRIVGVVKFLAKHSLAFCGSKEKLYQKGNGNFLGLIEMLEEFDPIIKEHVRRITNYETHVHYLGHKIQNELILMLGDEIKKQIIKEVKEAKYYSIILDYTPDSSNQEQMSMIVRYVKFTSKSVVVEESFLGFLNVNDTTGKDLFDITLEELKRIGLDVNDMRGQGYDNGANMKGIHQGVQMRFLKENPRAFYTPCGCHSLNLTLCDMANSCVKGKNFFGQIQCIYTTFHNSINRWEILKHNVKDLTVKPLSQTRWESRVECLKAIKTQLVDIREALLEVGEKDKDAVIASEANSIAEKELGVFDFLVSIVIWYQVLNEVNIVSKTLQSKDMNIEIAIKEINRLIEYFKDYRETGFTKAIDEAKEIAIKMDVDPVFLEKRVIHKKKRFDESSSSQDVSFTPEEAFRVNYFLYIVDKAILSLETRFDQFKNYEKLFGFLFPHNLRGIEDKDLKLFCNELENKLKYEGKSDINGHELYMELKSFDIIGAGEFKNPLDILTHLNEAQEYFSNARIAYRILLTIPVTVASAERRFSKLKLLKNYLRSTMSQQRLSGLAMITIENEILESINCEDIIKQFATKNARRASKIIAYIILSGLGALFLRIVQGTQILGTGPAATSSKK; the protein is encoded by the exons ATGAGCAAATGGTATGATATGCGTAAAAGATTGAAGTTGAAGGAAACAATTGAAAAAGTTCAATATGAACAATTGATGAAAGAAAGAGATTACTGGATGCAAGTCCTTTTGAGAATCGTTGGAGTAGTGAAATTTCTAGCTAAACATAGTTTAGCTTTCTGTGGATCAAAGGAAAAGTTGTACCAAAAAG GTAATGGAAATTTTTTGGGTCTAATTGAAATGTTGGAAGAGTTTGACCCGATTATTAAAGAGCATGTGCGACGAATCACTAATTATGAGACACATGTGCATTATCTTGGGCACAAGATCCAAAACGAGCTAATTCTTATGTTGGGTGATGAAATTAAAAAACAAATCATAAAGGAGGTAAAGGAAGCAAAGTATTACTCAATTATACTTGATTATACTCCCGATTCAAGTAATCAAGAACAAATGAGCATGATAGTGAGGTATGTAAAGTTTACATCTAAATCTGTTGTTGTTGAGGAGTCTTTTTTAGGGTTTTTGAATGTTAATGACACCACGGGAAAAGATCTATTTGATATTACACTTGAGGAGTTAAAGCGTATTGGTCTTGATGTAAATGATATGCGTGGTCAAGGATATGACAATGGTGCAAACATGAAAGGAATACATCAAGGAGTGCAAATGAGGTTTTTAAAGGAGAACCCTAGAGCATTTTACACTCCTTGTGGTTGTCATTCACTTAATCTTACATTATGTGATATGGCTAATAGTTGTGTTAAGGGAAAGAACTTTTTTGGACAGATTCAATGTATATATACTACTTTTCATAATTCTATTAATCGGTGGGAAATTTTGAAACATAATGTTAAAGATTTGACTGTTAAGCCATTGTCTCAAACGCGTTGGGAAAGTCGTGTTGAGTGTCTTAAAGCCATTAAAACGCAACTTGTCGACATACGAGAAGCTTTACTTGAAGTTGGAGAAAAAGATAAAGATGCTGTAATTGCTAGTGAAGCAAATTCAATAGCAGAAAAAGAACTTGGTGTATTTGACTTTTTAGTATCAATTGTCATTTGGTACCAAGTATTAAACGAGGTGAACATTGTGAGCAAAACATTACAATCAAAAGATATGAATATCGAGATTGCTATCAAAGAAATAAACAGATTGATTGAGTACTTCAAGGATTACAGAGAAACTGGTTTTACAAAAGCTATTGATGAAGCTAAGGAGATTGCAATTAAAATGGATGTTGACCCAGTATTTCTAGAAAAACGTGTAATTCATAAGAAAAAAAGATTTGATGAGAGTTCAAGTAGCCAAGACGTTTCATTTACACCTGAAGAGGCTTTTAGAGTAAATTATTTCTTATACATTGTGGATAAAGCTATTCTTTCTCTTGAAACAAGATTTGATCAATTTAAAAATTATGAGAAGTTATTTGGTTTCTTATTTCCGCATAACTTGAGGGGAATTGAAGATAAAGATCTAAAGTTGTTTTGTAACGAATTGgaaaataaacttaagtatgaAGGAAAATCGGATATCAATGGTCATGAACTTTATATGGAGTTGAAGTCATTTGACATAATAGGAGCCGGTGAATTTAAGAATCCTTTAGATATTCTAACGCATTTGAATGAGGCTCAAGAATATTTTTCAAACGCAAGGATTGCATATAGAATATTATTGACTATTCCAGTTACAGTAGCATCTGCGGAAAGGAGATTTTCAAAGCTAAAGTTATTGAAAAATTACCTACGGTCGACAATGTCTCAACAAAGACTGAGTGGATTGGCGATGATAACTATCGAGAATGAAATTTTAGAGAGTATAAACTGTGAAGATATAATTAAACAATTTGCTACCAAGAATGCGAGGAGAGCTTCAAAAATCATTG cTTATATTATTCTTTCGGGTCTTGGGGCCCTTTTTCTTCGCATCGTTCAGGGCACTCAaattctcgggaccggccctgCCGCTACATCATCAAAAAAGTGA
- the LOC139845614 gene encoding uncharacterized protein, whose product MATGKSEPPPQTNYPYNPLPSTPQQPPQYYVVLPFYSPTGYRRICRRYLSYATTLLLLAAALFFLWPSDPYLKVVNLSLDRFKINASPKISLDIVLGVRIKIRNPDVYSLNYKSLNVSVDYRGEQLGFVTSDGGKVKAFGTSYIDATLVLNGSEVISEAFHLIEDLLKGSIPFTTTSEIRGSLGILLFNLPISAKLSCEVVMNTHNSTIERQSCYPA is encoded by the exons ATGGCGACCGGAAAATCCGAACCACCGCCCCAAACCAACTACCCATACAATCCCCTTCCTTCTACACCTCAACAACCTCCCCAATACTACGTCGTTTTACCATTCTATTCTCCCACCGGCTACCGTCGCATATGCCGTCGCTATCTCTCCTACGCTACCACACTCCTCCTACTCGCCGCCGCTCTCTTCTTCCTTTGGCCATCCGATCCTTACCTTAAAGTCGTCAACCTTAGTCTCGACCGCTTTAAAATTAACGCATCACCTAAAATATCGCTCGATATCGTGTTAGGTGTGCGGATTAAAATTCGAAATCCTGACGTTTATTCGCTCAATTATAAGTCTCTCAATGTATCGGTTGATTACAGGGGAGAACAGCTAGGGTTTGTGACGTCAGATGGTGGAAAAGTGAAGGCGTTTGGTACGTCATATATTGACGCTACGCTTGTGCTTAATGGATCGGAAGTTATATCAGAAGCGTTTCATTTGATTGAAGATTTGTTAAAAGGTTCAATTCCGTTTACAACGACTTCTGAGATTCGTGGTAGTCTTGGAATTCTGTTGTTTAATCTTCCGATTTCG GCCAAGTTATCATGTGAGGTAGTCATGAATACTCATAATTCAACAATTGAACGGCAAAGTTGTTATCCTGCG TGA
- the LOC139842923 gene encoding uncharacterized mitochondrial protein AtMg01250-like codes for MRNLGFGEKWVKWISSCLSSTSISVLVNGSPTTEFKSEKSVRQGEPISSLLFIIAAEGLNMMVKKAIDLESIKGVKVGRNGVFVSHLQYADDMILFGEWNETNALSIMKLLKCLALGPQS; via the coding sequence ATGAGGAATTTAGGCTTCGGCGAAAAATGGGTTAAATGGATTAGTAGTTGCCTTTCTTCCACTTCTATTTCGGTTTTAGTAAACGGTTCACCAACGACCGAATTTAAATCGGAAAAAAGTGTAAGACAAGGCGAACCGATTTCTTCTCTCCTATTCATTATAGCCGCCGAAGGTTTAAACATGATGGTCAAAAAAGCAATCGATCTAGAAAGCATCAAAGGTGTAAAAGTTGGTAGAAATGGTGTTTTTGTTTCACACCTTCAATACGCCGATGACATGATCTTATTCGGGGAATGGAACGAAACAAATGCTCTTAGTATCATGAAATTACTCAAATGCTTAGCTCTCGGGCCTCAAAGTTAA